From Asterias rubens chromosome 6, eAstRub1.3, whole genome shotgun sequence, one genomic window encodes:
- the LOC117291247 gene encoding uncharacterized protein LOC117291247 → MTSAFIKEELADVKKRCLQEIQGSEIIACHPVSVRIRMTRTEFKKLEACLQFSEGYPNTVIVVEIKSKTIPEKLCEGLARICDEEAKKILGQQQVMHMLKFIRQFIDDNPFTPCSNELTYIKKELVMEQDTFKTKQKAGVIIYTIKMSDYYFKVKLTVPDNYPEEPVIIEETGNNFPAIFIKMFKSQSEEIARQCVTPPLKKNPKDPPFQFKPSLQPVCKFLVTDCVRKYPVEICHLCNEKAFPKKPEHVVNEPMHGRHVEWMYCGHLFHHGCLDDYMTTPPFTGGKKCPKCGKRLYHNKWNVTPKLAEDRWAHHQARQRELEEVTDFLQ, encoded by the exons ATGACGTCAGCGTTCATCAAAGAGGAGCTTGCGGACGTGAAAAAGAGGTGTCTACAAGAGATACAAGGATCTGAAATCATCGCCTGTCATCCGGTCTCAGTTAGAATCAGAATGAC GAGAACTGAATTCAAGAAGTTAGAGGCTTGTCTCCAGTTTTCTGAAGGTTACCCCAATACCGTCATCGTGGTCGAGATAAAGAGTAAGACCATTCCGGAGAAGCTATGTGAAGGACTTGCCAGGATATGTGATGAGGAAGCCAAGAAGATACTAGGACAGCAACAG GTAATGCACATGCTGAAATTTATACGTCAATTCATCGATGATAACCCCTTTACACCATGCAGCAATGAGCTGACATACATCAAGAAAGAACTTGTCATGGAACAAGACACGTTTAAGACCAAGCAGAAGGCAGGGGTTATAATCTACACGATAAAGATGTCTGATTACTACTTTAAGGTCAAGTTGACCGTACCAGACAACTACCCCGAGGAACCTGTTAT AATTGAAGAAACTGGAAACAATTTTCCCGCCATTTTCATCAAGATGTTCAAATCACAGTCAGAGGAGATAGCCAGGCAATGTGTGACACCTCCCCTCAAAAAGAATCCAAA AGACCCACCATTCCAGTTCAAGCCCTCTCTCCAGCCAGTGTGTAAATTCTTGGTCACCGACTGTGTACGCAAATACCCCGTAGAAATATGTCATTTATGTAATGAGAAGGCCTTCCCTAAGAAACCAGAG CATGTTGTGAATGAACCTATGCATGGAAGGCATGTAGAATGGATGTACTGTGGGCACTTATTCCATCACGGTTGCTTAGACGACTACATGACAACGCCACCGTTTACAG GAGGAAAGAAATGTCCGAAATGTGGGAAGAGACTTTATCACAATAAATGGAATGTGACGCCCAAGCTAGCGGAAGACAGATGGGCCCACCATCAAGCACGGCAACGAGAGCTCGAAGAAGTAACAGACTTTTTGcaatag